Part of the Sphingobacterium sp. LZ7M1 genome, TAGTTCCAACGTGAATACCCGTACTTTGGACATGCACGTTGTGCGCTTAAGAAAGAAAATCGAAACCAATCCTGACAAGCCTCATTACTTGCAAACCGTTCGAGGATTGGGCTATAGATTCATCAATGAAGAGACTGATGATGTAAGTTAGATATTTGTTTTATTAAATTTAATTATATAACTTCGTCAGAAGAGCAAGACCATGTTGTCCTATTAGCGGATAGTGTGGTCTTGTCTTTTTTTTGTTTATTAAAATATTAGAAAACTATAAAAAGAGGGTAAAAGGTACATATTATGGCAGAAGTAACTTATTACACAGAAGAAGGATTAACTAAGCTTAGAGAAGAGCTTCAATATCTAAAAACAGAAGGTCGTTCCAATATCGCTAAAGCGATTGCTGAAGCAAGAGATAAAGGAGACCTTTCCGAGAATGCAGAATACGATGCCGCGAAAGAAGCTCAAGGACTTCATGAAGCTAAGATTGCGAAACTAGAAGAAGTTTTGGCATCAGCAAGGATCATCGATGAGTCGAGTCTAGATACCTCAAAGGTATTGGCACTGTCTTACGTAAAGATAAAGAATAAGAAAAATGGAGCAGTCATGTCTTACCAATTGGTTTCTGAAACAGAAGCTGATCTGAAGGCAGGAAAGATATCCGTTAAATCACCGATTGCGCAGGGTCTATTAGGACTGCAGGTTGGCGATATCGCAACGGTAGAAGTTCCAGCAGGACAACTTGAACTAGAAGTTCTGGAGATTTCAAGATAATGAAATAGAGGTTATGTGCGGTGATGCCATAACCGCCATGACAATATCAAGAAATTGAAACCCCGTTTAAAGCTATTTAAATGGGGTTTTTTATTTTATGAAATTTGAAAATTAAAGGAAAACTGGTGTGAAAAATCACTTTTAGAACAAAATTAGAACAAAATTAGAACAAAAAATAAGGGGTAATTTTTAGTTACCCCTTTTATATTCAATGTCATATCTACATCCATTTTCCTTTGTACTGATGTGTAAATCACCATCTTCAAATCTATACATATAATTGACCGTAGAATCATTTTTTAGGGTGAATCCAACCATACTATACTTCCATTATAAGTGAAAGTTGTCTTATATCCATCTATAATAGCCTTATTTCCTTTGTTAAATTCAAGCTTGTTATAAAATGTTGGTTCAACATCCGATTCACAAGCATTCAGTAAAGTTGTATTTGATTTTTCCCATGAACCTAAGATTGAATCATCATAGGTTGTTTTTGTGCATGATGCCATAATTGCAACTGTTGCAATGATAGCCAAAATTGATTTTTTCATTTTTATCCGTTTATTATAAATAGTGGATAAAATGAATTTGGTCCTCAAATATAGATTTTTTTTTTAAAAGAAAAGGGGTAAATTTTCATTACCCCCAATATGATTGAAAACAAATATAGATTTAAACTCCTAACACAAATCCTTATCACTCCTACTATATAATCAAATGTATACTAACATTGGTCAAAAGTCAAGTTTATAAATAAAAAAATTATTCAGGTTGAAGAACGTCTATAACAATACCACCGTTGTTAAAATCATCCCAATCTTTTATAAATTCATTATAAATAACAATGAATTCATCCAGAGTCAAATCTTTTCCCTTCACATCATTGATAAACAAAATAGTAGCAATTCTAGACCATTCATTGATTATATGCCTACGATTGTACATGAATTGAACAATGTCAGGATTGAAAACATGTTGAATGAATAATTCATAATTAGTTTCTGTTTTTTCCATAGCAATAGGTTTTAATTAAAGATAAGTAATCTGACCTTAAATAAGACGTTTTAAGCTGTTTTAATTTGGTTTGAACCATTGATATCATTCCTGAATAATATTCAATTGTAGGTCACAGCAGGGTGGCGAGCGGAACCCCTTCAACATTGATGTTCTATGATTATATTCTTTGAACTATTGACGATAGTCTATTGAGATAGTTGGAATATTGTGATGATAAACATTCAACCAATACTTATTACCTGTTGAAGAATTTTATTTTTTATGTTGAGATAATTATGTTATTACCTGATTTTATACCGTAGGGTAATATCAATTTCATTCTTGAAGAATTAACTGTTTTAAGTTGATTTAAACAATTTTTATTCTGTTTCAATTACCTACCTAAGTTGAGGTAATTAATTGATTTAATAGTTAGTGTATATTTAGTAATTCCCATAACTTTTTAAATTAACTTGATGTTGCTAAGATAGTACAAATTTAGAACAAAACAAACTTTAATGATCTTTAAAGGCATATTGTAAGGTAATGCCATAACCGCACTTTTCTTACAATTTACAGCCCCGATATTTCGGGGCTTTTTTTTGCTCCAAGGTTCTACGAAGCGTCTTTTCTAACCTTTAATTCAGATTATTATCCATTTGAGTTTTGGCAGTTGCTTCGGGAATGGCTTTACTCTTATTCGAGACATATTCGGAATTTTCAATATATGTCTCGAATGAGGGTAAGCTGATGTAGCCATTAAACTTACTATGCAGAAAAATTGGCTGGGAATTTTGATAGAATAATGACTTCAACAAACAGGGGTAATTTAGGTTGATGAAACCGGTAATAAATCCTATTTGTCATTATTTTATTGTTAAGAAATCAATAAATGTCACATTGAAGTTAAATCTTATGCTTCTAGGGGGCTGAATGTCTGTTCATATGTGCACAAAATTATTATCTTTGTTACTCACGAAATTGAACTATAGTTTATGTCAACCATATTCGCTAAAATCGTTGCAGGAGAGATTCCTGCTTATAAAGTTGCTGAGAGCAATGATTACTTAGCTTTTTTAGATGTAAATCCACTAACTGAAGGACATGTTTTAGTCATCCCGAAGAAAGAAACAGACTATATCTTTGACATCAACGATGAGGAATATATGGGGATGTGGGTTTTTGCCAAGATTGTTGCCCAAGGCATCAAGCAGGCATTTCCATGTCAAAAAGTTGGTGTAGCGGTAGTTGGTTTAGAAGTAGCACATGCGCATATTCATTTGATTCCATTGAACCATGTGCATGATATGAACTTTGAAAAACCAAAGCTGAAGCTTTCGGAAGACACCATGAACACGATTGCTGACCAGATTCGGGATGCAATTTCAACGATAACAAACCCAGCTTAATCCGATAGCGGGAAATATAATTTACTATGCAAGAATACTTGTTGTCTTTTCAACAATTGCTAGATGCTGAATATCTTTTAAGTCACGGTGGTTTCTACATCGTTTGTCTTATAGTTTTTGCCGAAACCGGTCTCTTCTTTGGATTTTTTCTCCCAGGGGATTATTTGTTGTTTTTAGCGGGGCTGTTTTGTGCGCTGGATAAAATCGATGTGGACATTGTTACATTGTATTTTGGGATTTTATCGGCCGGGATACTCGGTAATTTTGCGGGCTATTGGTTTGGGCATCGAACGGGTCCCATGCTCTTTAAACGGAAAGATTCCATACTTTTCAAACGGAAATATGTGATCATGGCCGAGGAGTTTTTCCAGAAATATGGTGGAACAGCATTAATAATTGGACGATTTGTACCTATTATTCGTACATTTGCACCCATCTTTGCAGGTGTAGTACAGCTGAACTTCAGGAAGTTCGTGCTGTTCAATGTGCTGGGAGCGCTGTTGTGGGTGTCTTTATTGACCCTGACAGGCTATTATTTAGGTATAGAATTCCCATGGATCATCGACTATGTTGAATATATCATCGTAGCCTTGATCGTCATCGCATTCCTACCTATCGCGATTGCACTCCTGAAAAAGTGGCTTAAGAATAGAAAAACGAAAAACGAAATAAACAAACAGTAATTATTTAATGAGTACACAACATCCTTGGCATCAAGTGTCTCCTGGTGAGGACTTGCCTAACTCCGTAAATGCCATTATCGAAATTCCTAAAGGTTCTAAAGCGAAATATGAAATCGACAAAGACAGTGGTTTGATCAAATTAGACCGTGTATTGTTTTCTTCTGTGATGTATCCGGCTAACTACGGGTTCATTCCGCAGACATATTGCGATGATAAAGATCCTTTGGATATTTTAGTTTTATGCTCAGTTGATGTTTACCCGATGTGTATGATCGAAGCGAAAGTTGTAGGTGTGATGCACATGATCGACAATGGTGAACAAGACGACAAAATCATTGCCGTTGCGAAACACGATATGTCGGTAAACTACATTAACGACCTATCTGAACTTCCTCCTCACACGATGAAGGAAATCGTTCGTTTCTTCCAAGATTATAAAACCCTTGAGGGCAAGAATGTGACCATCGAGAATCTTTATGGTCGTGCCTATGCGCAGAACATCATCATGGAAAGTATCGAACTTTACAATAAAGAAATTAGGACTAAGTAACCATTTTCATGGACCTCTCAATTTTATTGTCGCTGTTCTTGTTGTTTTCAAGCCTTGTTGGGCTAGGACAGGAGCAGCACCCATGGCATCAGGTTTCCCCTGGGAAGGATGTCCCAAATACTGTTACAGCAGTAATTGAAATCCCCAAAGGCAGCCGAGGCAAATATGAAATTGATAAAGCTTCTGGAATGATCAAGTTGGATAGGGTATTGCATTCTTCAATGGTGTACCCGAGCAACTATGGATTTATTCCACAAAGTTACTGTGGCGACAAAGATCCACTGGATATACTTGTGTTATGTTCAGTGGATCTTGTTCCTGCATCCCTCGTGGATGCAAAAGTAATCGGTGTGATGAGCATGACGGACTCTGGAGATCAGGATGATAAGGTTATCGCCGTAGCGAAAAACGATATGGCCTATAACTATATCAATGATATCTCGGAGCTTCCGCCCCACACTATGAAAGAAATCGTGCAGTTTTTTCTGGAGTATAAAAACCTAGAAGGAAAAAAAGTTATTATTAACAAAATAAGTGGAAGAGCTATCGCTCAAAATGTTATATTAGAGAGTTTAGAATTGTACAAGAAAGAATTCGCTAATAAAAACCTAAATCATGGCAATTGATATTTTTTGGACTATCTTTTTAGTGCTGGCAAATGGTTTTTTCGTTGCAGCTGAATTCGCTATTGTGAAGGTTCGAGCCTCTCAGATAGAGCTCCAGGCCAAATCGGGCAGTAAAGTTGCCAAGATGGCCAAGAGCATTACCGATCATTTGGACGGTTACCTTGCGGCTACCCAATTGGGTATTACCTTGGCTTCCCTAGCCTTAGGTTGGGTGGGTGAGGCCGTAATGACTCAAATCGTACACCAGATCTTCGGATTTTTCAACATTGAACTTACCGGTAAATTAGCGACGAACCTAGGCCATGTCCTTGCGTTCAGTATCATTACCTTTTTACATATTGTTTTTGGAGAGTTGGCACCTAAGTCCATCGCGATCCAAAAACCTGTAGCAACGACCATGAAAGTGGCCGTGCCGCTTCAATTCTTCTATTATGTCTTCCGACCTATTATTTGGTTGTTGAATGGTTTCGCCAATTTCTTGTTGAAATTGATCGGTATCCAGGTGAGTGCCCATGAAGCCAGCCATTCATCCGAAGAACTTCAATACCTATTGGAGAAAGGAAAAGAGAGTGGTGCCTTGAACAATGCAGAACATGAATTGATCAAGAATGTCTTCGATTTCAATGAGCGTATCGTCAAGAACATTATGGTGCCCCGAACCAAGATCGTTGCAGTAGACAAGGATGATACGGCAGAAGAGTTTATCAATACCGTAACGGAAGAGGGCTATTCCCGTATTCCGATCTATGATGACAATATTGACCAGATCATTGGTGTTGTCCATACCAAAGATATCTTACCGCTTATTGTTAAGGGTAAGGATGTGGTATTGAAGAACATCATGCGTAAGCCATATTTTATTCCTGAAACCAAAAAGATCAACGACTTGATGACGGAGTTCCAATTGAAGCGGATCCAGATTGCTTTTGTCCTAGATGAATTTGGAGGAACGGCTGGTATGGTAACGCTGGAAGATATCGTGGAAGAATTGGTAGGAGAGATCCAGGATGAGTATGATGAGGAAACTCCAGTAGTAGAGCAGATTTCGGAAACGGAATTTATGGTGGATGCTGGTGCCAGTGTACATGATGCCAATGGATATTTGCCGTTGGAACTACCTGAAAGTTCAGATTATGATACGATAGCTGGTTTGGTTTCACATCTCTTTGAGAAGATCCCAGATGTTGGCGATAGTACGGAACAATTGGGTTACCGTTTTACCATCATCAAGAAGACGCAACAAAACATTGAATTTGTAAAATTGGACCTTGTCGAAACTCCAAACGATGAGGACGAAGAATAATCCATAATATTGTGCATTTATTCTATACAGCGGATTTAAAGCCCGATCAAAGCTTATTTCAACTTTCTGAGGAAGAAAGCAAGCATGCCGTGCGTGTATTGCGATTGAACGTGGGCGACCAGGTACAGTTGATTGATGGGGTAGGTGGTTTCTATGAAGCTGAGATAGCGGATGCACATCCCAAAAGGACGCAGCTGAGAATCTTAAATTATACTCCAGAATTCCAAAAACCGGATTACCATTTACATATTGCAGTGGCACCGACCAAGAACATCGATCGTATCGAATGGTTCTTGGAAAAGGCGACCGAGATCGGAATCCAGGAAATTACGCCCATCATCAGCGAGCATTCCGAGCGTAAGGAGGTCAAAACCGAGCGTCTGAACAAAGTCATCGTCTCGGCGATGAAACAGTCCCTAAAGGCTTATATGCCCCTTCTAAATGAAGCTATAGGTTTTGATACCTTCCTGAGCAAGGTTGAATCAGAAAAAGACCTGAACAAGGCAATTGCCCATTGTGAGGAAGACGCTGAAAAGAAATACTTAAATCAGGAATTTGAAAAGGGGCAACGGTATTTGGTCTTGATCGGCCCTGAGGGGGATTTCTCGCCCGCTGAAATAGAAAAAGCCATTTCTGCAGGATTTATTCCGGTATCTCTTGGGGAGGCCAGACTTCGCACAGAAACGGCTGCTTTGTATGCTTGTACAGAAATTGCTTTACTGAACCGTTAGTTCACGAGTTCAGCATCCACGATCTGAATTTCCGCATTACCTTTCAAGGGTTCAGGATTGAATTTCATCTTTCCTTTGATCTTGATCGGCTCATCCGTAAACTTCACCGTACCTTTTTTCATAAAGATCTCCACCATTGGGGGGATACCATTGGTACCACAGAACTGACACTGGGTGATCGGCAATACCGAAAGCATATAGGTGCTGTGG contains:
- the greA gene encoding transcription elongation factor GreA; the protein is MAEVTYYTEEGLTKLREELQYLKTEGRSNIAKAIAEARDKGDLSENAEYDAAKEAQGLHEAKIAKLEEVLASARIIDESSLDTSKVLALSYVKIKNKKNGAVMSYQLVSETEADLKAGKISVKSPIAQGLLGLQVGDIATVEVPAGQLELEVLEISR
- a CDS encoding HIT family protein, which produces MSTIFAKIVAGEIPAYKVAESNDYLAFLDVNPLTEGHVLVIPKKETDYIFDINDEEYMGMWVFAKIVAQGIKQAFPCQKVGVAVVGLEVAHAHIHLIPLNHVHDMNFEKPKLKLSEDTMNTIADQIRDAISTITNPA
- a CDS encoding DedA family protein, coding for MQEYLLSFQQLLDAEYLLSHGGFYIVCLIVFAETGLFFGFFLPGDYLLFLAGLFCALDKIDVDIVTLYFGILSAGILGNFAGYWFGHRTGPMLFKRKDSILFKRKYVIMAEEFFQKYGGTALIIGRFVPIIRTFAPIFAGVVQLNFRKFVLFNVLGALLWVSLLTLTGYYLGIEFPWIIDYVEYIIVALIVIAFLPIAIALLKKWLKNRKTKNEINKQ
- a CDS encoding inorganic diphosphatase; this translates as MSTQHPWHQVSPGEDLPNSVNAIIEIPKGSKAKYEIDKDSGLIKLDRVLFSSVMYPANYGFIPQTYCDDKDPLDILVLCSVDVYPMCMIEAKVVGVMHMIDNGEQDDKIIAVAKHDMSVNYINDLSELPPHTMKEIVRFFQDYKTLEGKNVTIENLYGRAYAQNIIMESIELYNKEIRTK
- a CDS encoding inorganic diphosphatase, which translates into the protein MDLSILLSLFLLFSSLVGLGQEQHPWHQVSPGKDVPNTVTAVIEIPKGSRGKYEIDKASGMIKLDRVLHSSMVYPSNYGFIPQSYCGDKDPLDILVLCSVDLVPASLVDAKVIGVMSMTDSGDQDDKVIAVAKNDMAYNYINDISELPPHTMKEIVQFFLEYKNLEGKKVIINKISGRAIAQNVILESLELYKKEFANKNLNHGN
- a CDS encoding hemolysin family protein, whose product is MAIDIFWTIFLVLANGFFVAAEFAIVKVRASQIELQAKSGSKVAKMAKSITDHLDGYLAATQLGITLASLALGWVGEAVMTQIVHQIFGFFNIELTGKLATNLGHVLAFSIITFLHIVFGELAPKSIAIQKPVATTMKVAVPLQFFYYVFRPIIWLLNGFANFLLKLIGIQVSAHEASHSSEELQYLLEKGKESGALNNAEHELIKNVFDFNERIVKNIMVPRTKIVAVDKDDTAEEFINTVTEEGYSRIPIYDDNIDQIIGVVHTKDILPLIVKGKDVVLKNIMRKPYFIPETKKINDLMTEFQLKRIQIAFVLDEFGGTAGMVTLEDIVEELVGEIQDEYDEETPVVEQISETEFMVDAGASVHDANGYLPLELPESSDYDTIAGLVSHLFEKIPDVGDSTEQLGYRFTIIKKTQQNIEFVKLDLVETPNDEDEE
- a CDS encoding 16S rRNA (uracil(1498)-N(3))-methyltransferase produces the protein MHLFYTADLKPDQSLFQLSEEESKHAVRVLRLNVGDQVQLIDGVGGFYEAEIADAHPKRTQLRILNYTPEFQKPDYHLHIAVAPTKNIDRIEWFLEKATEIGIQEITPIISEHSERKEVKTERLNKVIVSAMKQSLKAYMPLLNEAIGFDTFLSKVESEKDLNKAIAHCEEDAEKKYLNQEFEKGQRYLVLIGPEGDFSPAEIEKAISAGFIPVSLGEARLRTETAALYACTEIALLNR